In the genome of Vicia villosa cultivar HV-30 ecotype Madison, WI unplaced genomic scaffold, Vvil1.0 ctg.001398F_1_1, whole genome shotgun sequence, one region contains:
- the LOC131634967 gene encoding F-box/kelch-repeat protein At3g23880-like, with translation MTHIRDYYYDRDCSVVPFPLNNLLLNPSLTINILPHHRLRYKSCFRVIGSINGLLCLFNSRIIREGEWHRNTYFRLWNPATKTISQKLGSITHPYDQPFGPGEDLSNYFRFAFGYDKSTDTYKVVAFCPKEVKIFSFRDNVWKNIQHFPITPLYYVHMVCRRKQRVNEGVYLNGSLNWLAILNCEYFTKEYLIFPGIDPFVYPKVDQFVIISLDLCTETYRQLLPPSGFVEVSSILPTISVLRDCLCFSSHIKTTHFAIWMMMEFGVQQSWTQFLNINCMDLQIDHDYPRYGYEYLVHPLCLSENDGTIILASSHDEQALLYNWRDNSVEKTRITNHVLWMFSLNYIETLVSTC, from the coding sequence ATGACACATATTAGAGATTACTATTATGATCGAGATTGTTCCGTGGTACCATTTCCCCTCAACAATTTACTACTTAATCCATCTTTAACCATTAACATCCTTCCTCATCACCGATTGAGATACAAGAGCTGCTTCCGAGTCATCGGTTCCATCAATGGATTGCTCTGTTTGTTTAATTCTCGCATAATTCGTGAAGGTGAATGGCATCGAAACACATACTTCCGTTTGTGGAACCCAGCCACCAAGACAATATCTCAAAAATTAGGCTCAATTACCCATCCCTATGACCAGCCATTTGGGCCCGGCGAGGACCTATCTAACTATTTCAGATTTGCATTTGGTTATGATAAATCAACTGACACTTATAAAGTAGTGGCATTCTGTCCTAAGGAGGTGAAAATTTTCAGTTTTCGTGATAATGTTTGGAAAAATATTCAACATTTTCCTATAACTCCTTTATATTATGTGCATATGGTTTGCCGTAGAAAGCAACGTGTTAATGAAGGTGTTTATTTGAATGGCTCTCTTAATTGGCTGGCAATTCTAAATTGTGAATATTTTACCAAAGAATATCTAATTTTTCCAGGAATAGATCCATTTGTTTATCCAAAAGTGGATCAATTTGTTATCATCTCGCTGGATCTGTGTACAGAGACATACCGACAGTTGCTTCCTCCAAGTGGTTTCGTGGAAGTCTCATCTATTTTGCCAACTATTAGTGTGTTGAGGGACTGTCTTTGTTTTTCCTCCCACATTAAGACCACCCATTTTGCTATATGGATGATGATGGAATTTGGAGTCCAACAATCTTGGACTCAATTCCTTAATATTAATTGTATGGATCTTCAAATTGATCATGACTATCCGCGATATGGTTATGAATATCTAGTGCATCCATTATGCCTTTCTGAGAATGATGGCACAATAATACTAGCAAGCAGTCATGATGAGCAAGCATTGCTCTATAATTGGAGAGATAATAGTGTAGAAAAAACTAGAATTACCAACCATGTATTGTGGATGTTTTCTCTTAATTATATCGAAACCTTGGTTTCGACTTGTTGA